In Oryza sativa Japonica Group chromosome 11, ASM3414082v1, the following are encoded in one genomic region:
- the LOC4350986 gene encoding heterogeneous nuclear ribonucleoprotein 1, whose product MEADAGKLFIGGISWDTNEDRLREYFDKYGEVVEAVIMRDRATGRARGFGFIVFADPAVAERVIMEKHMIDGRMVEAKKAVPRDDQHALSKSGGSAHGSPGPSRTKKIFVGGLASTVTEADFRKYFEQFGTITDVVVMYDHNTQRPRGFGFITYDSEDAVDKALFKTFHELNGKMVEVKRAVPKELSPGPSMRSPVGGFNYAVNRANNFLNGYTQGYNPSPVGGYGMRMDARFGLLSGGRSSYPSFGGGYGVGMNFDPGMNPAIGGSSSFNNSLQYGRQLNPYYSGNSGRYNSNVSYGGVNDSTGSVFNSLARNLWGNSGLSYSSNSASSNSFMSSANGGLGGIGNNNVNWGNPPVPAQGANAGPGYGSGNFGYGSSETNFGLGTNAYGRNAGSGVVNTFNQSTNGYGRNFGDSSGGGGGGGGGSIYGDTTWRSGSSELDGTSPFGYGLGNAASDVTAKNSAGYMGH is encoded by the exons atggaggCGGACGCCGGGAAGCTGTTCATCGGCGGCATCTCGTGGGACACCAACGAGGACCGCCTCCGCGAGTACTTCGACAAGTAcggcgaggtggtggaggcCGTCATCATGCGCGACCGCGCCACCGGCCGCGCCCGGGGATTCGGCTTCATCGTCTTCGCTGACCCTGCCGTCGCCGAGCGGGTCATTATGGAGAAGCACATGATCGATGGCCGCATG gTGGAGGCGAAGAAAGCTGTTCCCAGGGACGATCAGCACGCTCTTAGCAAGAGCGGCGGGAGCGCTCATGGATCGCCGGGGCCCAGCCGCACCAAGAAGATATTCGTTGGGGGGCTAGCGTCCACCGTGACGGAGGCGGACTTCAGGAAGTACTTTGAGCAGTTCGGGACGATCACCGATGTCGTGGTGATGTATGATCACAACACGCAGCGTCCCAGAGGTTTTGGGTTCATTACGTACGATTCGGAGGATGCTGTGGACAAGGCATTGTTCAAGACCTTCCATGAACTGAACGGTAAGATGGTTGAGGTCAAGCGCGCGGTTCCTAAGGAACTATCACCTGGGCCTAGCATGCGTTCTCCTGTCGGTGGATTCAACTATGCCGTGAACAGAGCCAATAACTTCCTCAATGGATACACCCAGGGTTATAATCCGAGCCCAGTCGGTGGCTATGGAATGAGGATGGATGCAAGGTTTGGGCTTCTATCGGGTGGCCGTAGTAGTTATCCTTCTTTTGGTGGTGGTTATGGAGTCGGTATGAATTTTGATCCAGGGATGAACCCTGCTATTGGGGGAAGCTCAAGCTTCAACAACAGTCTCCAGTATGGAAGGCAGCTTAATCCATACTACAGTGGAAATTCTGGTAGATACAATAGCAATGTTAGCTATGGTGGAGTCAATGACAGTACTGGGTCAGTGTTCAACTCGCTGGCTCGTAATTTATGGGGTAATTCAGGTCTTAGTTACTCTTCCAACTCTGCAAGCTCTAATTCCTTCATGTCATCTGCCAATGGGGGCCTTGGTGGAATTGGGAACAACAATGTGAATTGGGGAAACCCTCCTGTGCCTGCACAAGGTGCTAATGCTGGCCCAGGCTATGGCAGTGGGAACTTCGGTTATGGATCCAGTGAAACCAACTTTGGTCTCGGTACCAATGCTTATGGAAGGAATGCTGGATCTGGTGTTGTTAATACATTCAATCAATCAACCAATGGGTATGGAAGGAACTTTGGAGATTCatcaggaggaggtggcggtggtggcggtggctccaTCTATGGAGACACAACTTGGAGATCCGGATCTTCTGAGCTTGATGGAACCAGCCCATTTGGCTATGGGCTTGGGAATGCAGCTTCAGATGTTACAGCAAAGAACTCAGCAGGTTACATGGGGCATTAA